A stretch of Podospora bellae-mahoneyi strain CBS 112042 chromosome 5, whole genome shotgun sequence DNA encodes these proteins:
- the PYK1 gene encoding Pyruvate kinase (BUSCO:EOG09261QXC; COG:G; EggNog:ENOG503NUBE): protein MVNTALDHLNLGGKIEWLSQLDTAFQPARNFRRTSIICTIGPKTNSVEAINKLREAGLNVVRMNFSHGSYEYHQSVIDNARAAEKAQKGRQVAIALDTKGPEIRTGNTVNDADLPISAGAILNITTDEKYATACTTENMYVDYKNITKVISPGRIIYVDDGVLAFDVLEIVDDKTIKVQARNNGFISSRKGVNLPNTDVDLPALSEKDKADLLFGVKNNVDMVFASFIRRGQDIKDIREVLGEEGKHIQIIAKIENRQGLNNFAEILEETDGVMVARGDLGIEIPAAEVFAAQKKIIAMCNIAGKPVICATQMLESMIKNPRPTRAEISDVGNAVTDGADCVMLSGETAKGSYPNEAVREMSEACLKAENTIPYVSHFEELCALVKRPVSIVESCAMAAVRTSLDLNASAIFVLSTSGVSARLISKYRPVCPIIMITRNASASRYAHLYRGVYPFSFPEAKPDFSKVNWQEDVDRRIKWGLTHAIDLGVLNEGETVVVVQGWKGGMGNTNTLRIVKADVDHLGIGQLE from the exons ATGGTCAACACAGCTCTCGACCACCTCAACTTGGGGGGCAAGATCGAATGGCTCTCGCAGCTCGATACCGCGTTCCAGCCTGCCCGCAACTTCCGCCgcacctccatcatctgcaCCATTGGCCCCAAGACGAACTCTGTTGAGGCCATCAACAAGCTCCGCGAGGCTGGCCTCAACGTGGTGCGCATGAACTTCTCCCACGGCAGCTACGAGTACCACC AGTCTGTCATTGACAATGCTCGCGCTGCCGAGAAGGCCCAGAAGGGCCGTCAGGTCGCCATCGCCCTCGACACCAAGGGCCCCGAGATCCGTACCGGCAACACCGTCAACGATGCCGATCTCCCCATCTCCGCCGGCGCCATCTtgaacatcaccaccgatGAGAAGTATGCCACGGCCTGCACCACCGAGAACAT GTACGTCGACTACAAGAACATCACCAAGGTCATCTCCCCAGGCCGCATTATTTACGTCGACGACGGTGTCTTGGCGTTCGATGTGCTCGAGATTGTCGAcgacaagaccatcaaggtTCAGGCGCGCAACAATGGTTTCATCTCTTCCCGCAAGGGTGTCAACCTGCCCAACACCGATGTCGATCTGCCCGCCCTCTccgagaaggacaaggccgATCTCCTGTTCGGCGTCAAGAACAATGTCGACATGGTCTTTGCTT CTTTCATCCGCAGAGGGCAAGACATCAAGGACATTCGTGAGGTcctcggcgaggagggcaagcacATTCAGATCATTGCCAAGATTGAGAACAGACAAGGTCTCAACAACTTTGCCGAGATTCTCGAGGAGACCGACGGTGTCATGGTTGCCCGTGGCGATCTCGGTATCGAGATTCCCGCCGCCGAGGTGTTCGCCGCTCAGAAGAAGATCATTGCCATGTGCAACATTGCTGGCAAGCCCGTCATTTGCGCCACTCAGATGCTCGAGTCCATGATCAAGAACCCCAGGCCAACCAGAGCCGAAATCAGTGATGTTGGCAACGCAGTTACTGACGGCGCCGACTGTGTCATG CTTTCCGGTGAGACAGCCAAGGGTAGCTACCCCAACGAGGCTGTCCGTGAGATGAGCGAGGCTTGCCTCAAGGCCGAGAACACCATCCCATATGTCAGCCACTTCGAGGAGCTGTGCGCCCTTGTCAAGCGCCCCGTCTCCATTGTCGAGTCTTGCGCCATGGCGGCTGTCCGGACGTCTCTCGACCTCAACGCCTCGGCCATCTTCGTTCTCTCCACCTCGGGGGTCTCTGCCCGCCTCATCTCCAAGTACCGCCCTGTTtgccccatcatcatgatcacTCGGAACGCGTCGGCCTCGAGATATGCCCACTTGTACCGCGGCGTATACCCATTCTCCTTCCCAGAGGCCAAGCCCGACTTTAGCAAAGTCAACTGgcaggaggatgtggatCGCCGCATCAAATGGGGTCTTACCCACGCTATCGACTTGGGTGTTCTCAACGAGGgtgagacggtggtggttgtccaGGGCTGGAAGGGCGGCATGGGCAACACAAACACTCTGCGTATCGTTAAGGCCGATGTGGACCACCTCGGCATTGGCCAGCTGGAGTAG
- a CDS encoding hypothetical protein (EggNog:ENOG503P6T0; COG:S) codes for MVLARLTHYAFDAVLVSTILAGMKRSTGLTFQADQIGDSDQDPFRKFMNRYLGVGEWVMDQSVAIAGSSKWFKRTR; via the exons ATGGTC CTGGCAAGGTTGACTCATTATGCCTTTGATGCTGTGCTCG TTTCCACCATCCTTGCGGGGATGAAGCGCTCGACTGGCCTGAC TTTCCAAGCAGATCAGATTGGCGATTCGGACCAGGACCCCTTCAGGAAGTTCATGAACCGCTACCTCGGTGTCGGCGAGTGGGTGATGGATCAGTCGGTTGCCATTGCAGGCTCGAGCAAGTGGTTCAAGAGAACCCGGTAA